One window from the genome of Mumia sp. ZJ1417 encodes:
- a CDS encoding CAP domain-containing protein, with translation MIAPYGRPRRPTAATPKSAVLALVGVLVAATAMLFAAAPSASAAPADTIASLANDARAAQGASPLARNAALDAVARGWAHQMASNGSLSHNPDVADEIPSGWRRVGENVAQGYRTAAQMHSGWMNSSGHRANILGDYTDIGVAFIESGGTTWGVQVFANYPDGSGARPAPPTPSATTTATSRPKPTATATTRKPASAPRPPKATPTRTPSPTATKTTPTPTPTPSPTPSVTASQAAAPGTPSSGPGQDPTREVVADAPAGRAIDPVVLTVVGLAALLAAIAALVAWRRHAVARDARHRG, from the coding sequence GTGATCGCACCGTACGGACGCCCCCGCCGCCCGACCGCCGCGACCCCGAAGAGCGCCGTCCTTGCTCTCGTCGGCGTGCTCGTGGCGGCGACCGCGATGCTCTTCGCGGCGGCGCCGTCCGCTTCGGCCGCACCGGCCGACACGATCGCCAGCCTCGCCAACGACGCCCGCGCCGCGCAGGGCGCGAGCCCGCTCGCCCGCAACGCCGCGCTCGACGCCGTGGCCCGCGGGTGGGCGCACCAGATGGCGTCCAACGGGAGCCTGTCGCACAACCCCGACGTCGCTGACGAGATCCCCAGCGGGTGGCGCCGAGTCGGTGAGAACGTCGCGCAGGGCTATCGCACCGCCGCCCAGATGCACTCCGGTTGGATGAACTCGTCCGGTCACCGTGCCAACATCCTCGGCGACTACACCGACATCGGGGTGGCGTTCATCGAGTCGGGTGGCACGACATGGGGCGTCCAGGTGTTCGCGAACTATCCGGACGGGTCGGGGGCGCGTCCGGCTCCGCCGACTCCGTCGGCGACAACGACCGCGACGTCTCGTCCAAAACCCACGGCGACGGCGACCACGCGGAAGCCGGCGAGCGCGCCGCGTCCGCCCAAGGCGACGCCCACCCGGACCCCGTCACCGACCGCGACGAAGACGACGCCGACACCGACGCCCACCCCGAGCCCGACCCCCAGTGTGACGGCCTCACAGGCGGCGGCGCCTGGCACGCCGTCGTCCGGTCCGGGGCAGGACCCGACACGCGAGGTCGTGGCCGACGCCCCCGCCGGAAGGGCGATCGATCCCGTGGTCCTCACGGTGGTGGGTCTTGCCGCGCTGCTGGCGGCGATCGCCGCGCTGGTCGCCTGGCGCCGGCACGCCGTTGCCAGGGATGCGCGTCACCGCGGCTGA
- a CDS encoding ATP-binding protein → MDNQLPIGSLVDSVAGAPATLDPMRFNRHTFWCGQSGSGKTYALGVVLEQLLLQTQLPLLVMDPNADFVRLGEVRDDVDGDVAQRLTAVRPRVFRPSANGDERLCVKFVDLSLRSRAAILRLDPLKDAEEYNVLLHLESQFGPTTFDRTTFLRRLRDSTDPGLRKLLMRLENLGVLDWDVWAWGGGSTQAVIDERPRAAVLDLGGFKTPDESKVASLAILDHLWATRESRRPLLIVIDEAHNLCPADPLLPVEVALTERIVQIAAEGRKYGLWLLLSTQRPSKIHPNALSQCDNLALMKMTSPRDLEELGQYFGYAPHELLTRSGTFVQGQALFAGGFTTTAAIVQMAQRLTHEGGSDVRVPL, encoded by the coding sequence ATGGACAACCAGCTGCCAATCGGCTCCCTCGTCGACTCCGTGGCCGGCGCCCCTGCAACACTCGACCCGATGCGGTTCAACCGGCACACGTTCTGGTGTGGACAGAGCGGCTCAGGCAAGACGTACGCACTCGGGGTCGTCCTCGAACAGCTCCTCCTGCAGACCCAGCTCCCGCTGCTCGTGATGGACCCGAACGCCGACTTCGTGCGTCTCGGTGAGGTGCGCGACGACGTGGACGGCGACGTGGCGCAGAGGCTCACGGCGGTCCGCCCGAGGGTGTTCCGCCCGAGCGCGAACGGGGACGAGCGGCTCTGCGTGAAGTTCGTCGACCTGAGCCTGCGCTCTCGCGCTGCGATCCTCCGGCTCGACCCGCTGAAGGACGCCGAGGAGTACAACGTTCTCCTTCATCTCGAGTCGCAGTTCGGGCCGACGACGTTCGACCGTACGACCTTCCTGCGTCGACTCAGGGACTCGACGGACCCCGGCCTTCGCAAGCTCCTCATGCGTCTGGAGAACCTCGGTGTCCTCGATTGGGACGTGTGGGCGTGGGGAGGCGGATCGACTCAGGCCGTGATCGACGAGCGCCCGCGTGCGGCCGTGCTCGATCTCGGGGGCTTCAAGACGCCCGACGAGTCGAAGGTCGCCTCGCTCGCGATCCTCGACCACCTGTGGGCGACCCGCGAGAGCCGGCGACCGTTGCTCATCGTGATCGACGAGGCCCACAACCTCTGCCCGGCCGACCCTCTGCTCCCCGTCGAGGTCGCACTGACCGAGCGCATCGTCCAGATCGCGGCCGAGGGACGCAAGTATGGCCTGTGGTTGCTGCTGTCCACCCAACGTCCTTCAAAGATCCATCCGAACGCGCTCTCGCAGTGCGACAACCTCGCCCTCATGAAGATGACCTCCCCGCGTGACCTCGAAGAGCTCGGCCAGTACTTCGGCTACGCCCCGCACGAGCTGCTGACGCGCTCGGGCACGTTCGTCCAAGGGCAGGCGCTGTTCGCCGGCGGGTTCACGACGACAGCAGCCATCGTCCAGATGGCGCAACGCCTCACCCACGAGGGCGGCTCTGACGTTCGCGTGCCCCTGTGA
- a CDS encoding M15 family metallopeptidase, which yields MGVRTGMQRGRRGIGAVALAMVLLGGCGGGGDDSPGEATPAPQTSGTTSEVSPSAPATTTPSATAASPEPGTVPPAWLGTRELPRTEAGFGEVQPTPPELRNRRFTLPDSLPQLPGDGFASQITDPAPARVIARSTWKRGCPVGRRDLAWVRVAFWGFDDARHTGELLVNGRVAKDVVEAFRRMYEARFPIEEMRITRAAEMDAPPTGDGNNTGAFACRPTRGATTFSEHAYGLAIDINPFQNPYVKGDVVLPELASAYLDRKDVRPGMIIAGGPVVGAFDAIGWGWGGEWRMLKDYQHFSESGR from the coding sequence ATGGGGGTTCGTACCGGCATGCAGCGCGGGCGCCGTGGCATCGGCGCGGTGGCGCTGGCGATGGTCCTGCTCGGCGGCTGCGGCGGCGGAGGCGACGACAGTCCGGGTGAGGCGACGCCGGCGCCGCAGACCAGCGGGACGACCTCGGAGGTGAGCCCGTCGGCCCCGGCCACGACGACGCCCAGTGCGACGGCCGCCAGTCCTGAGCCTGGAACCGTGCCGCCCGCGTGGCTCGGCACCCGAGAGCTGCCTCGTACGGAGGCCGGCTTCGGCGAGGTGCAGCCGACGCCGCCCGAGCTGCGCAACCGGCGGTTCACCCTGCCTGACTCCCTGCCGCAGCTGCCGGGCGACGGCTTCGCGAGCCAGATCACGGATCCCGCCCCTGCGCGTGTCATCGCCCGGTCGACCTGGAAGCGCGGCTGTCCGGTCGGACGGCGAGACCTGGCCTGGGTGAGAGTGGCGTTCTGGGGCTTCGACGACGCTCGCCACACCGGCGAGCTGCTCGTGAACGGCCGCGTCGCCAAGGACGTGGTGGAGGCCTTCCGGCGCATGTACGAGGCACGCTTCCCGATCGAGGAGATGCGCATCACCCGCGCCGCCGAGATGGACGCGCCGCCGACCGGCGACGGCAACAACACGGGCGCGTTCGCGTGCCGGCCCACGCGTGGGGCCACCACCTTCTCGGAGCACGCGTACGGGCTGGCGATCGACATCAACCCGTTCCAGAACCCGTACGTGAAGGGTGACGTCGTGCTGCCCGAGCTCGCGTCCGCCTATCTCGATCGCAAGGACGTCCGGCCGGGGATGATCATCGCCGGCGGCCCCGTCGTCGGCGCCTTCGACGCGATCGGGTGGGGCTGGGGCGGCGAGTGGCGCATGCTGAAGGACTACCAGCACTTCAGCGAGAGCGGGCGTTGA
- a CDS encoding cupin domain-containing protein → MLIVAKEADLRLPGSRTTRFEGEAYGSGISFFHVDNAPGTGPDAHVHPYSETWVVLAGVAHIRTADGETHGEAGDVVVVGPHTPHAFRAVGPQTLRMLCIHASPQIDQEFLSTERATALAVVFDTEPAR, encoded by the coding sequence ATGCTGATCGTCGCAAAGGAAGCCGACCTGCGACTCCCCGGAAGCCGTACGACGCGGTTCGAGGGCGAGGCGTACGGGTCAGGCATCTCGTTCTTCCACGTCGACAACGCGCCCGGGACGGGGCCCGACGCCCACGTCCACCCGTACTCCGAGACGTGGGTCGTCCTCGCAGGCGTCGCGCACATCCGCACCGCCGACGGAGAGACGCACGGCGAGGCCGGTGACGTCGTCGTCGTCGGCCCGCACACCCCGCACGCGTTCCGCGCGGTCGGACCTCAGACCCTGCGCATGCTGTGCATCCACGCCTCACCGCAGATCGACCAGGAGTTCCTCAGCACCGAGCGCGCCACCGCGCTCGCCGTCGTGTTCGACACGGAGCCGGCACGGTGA
- a CDS encoding pentapeptide repeat-containing protein, producing the protein MGPKRPTTRAPQLDTLAVDALVEGSVDDLVASANLDGLAFVGLTLDSANLSGAQVRESLLERVNVAVLRAPRATLRDVRIEGGRIGSADLYDGVWESVRVSGCKLSFVNLRGAQLRDVVFTDCVIDELDLVQATAVRVSFAGCTIARLDVQHTKSTHVDLRGAELREIVGVSSLRGVTITPLQLSLLAPLLADSLGITVED; encoded by the coding sequence ATGGGACCGAAGCGACCGACGACGCGAGCGCCTCAGCTCGACACGCTCGCCGTGGATGCTCTCGTCGAGGGCAGCGTCGACGACCTCGTCGCCTCGGCCAACCTCGACGGGCTCGCCTTCGTTGGCCTCACGCTCGACTCCGCCAACCTCTCGGGCGCCCAGGTGCGGGAGTCGCTGCTCGAGCGCGTCAACGTCGCGGTGCTACGCGCACCGCGTGCGACGCTGCGCGACGTACGGATCGAGGGCGGAAGGATCGGGTCGGCCGACCTCTACGACGGCGTCTGGGAGTCCGTACGGGTGAGCGGCTGCAAACTGTCGTTCGTCAACCTTCGAGGGGCGCAGCTGCGCGACGTCGTCTTCACCGACTGCGTCATCGACGAGCTCGACCTGGTGCAGGCGACCGCCGTGCGGGTGAGCTTTGCCGGGTGCACGATCGCGCGGCTCGACGTGCAGCACACGAAGTCCACCCACGTCGACCTGCGCGGTGCCGAGCTGCGCGAGATCGTCGGAGTCTCCTCGTTGCGCGGCGTCACCATCACCCCGCTGCAGCTCTCGCTCCTCGCGCCGCTGCTCGCCGACTCGCTCGGGATCACCGTCGAGGACTGA
- a CDS encoding metallophosphoesterase, with product MVTSVAVLSDVHGVLPVLDAVLAEPEVATADRIVVTGDHAAGPMPVDVLDRLTSLGERCILVRGNADRELVEVARGGTSSHPESQWAGRQLRPDQVELLDAMPHPVTLDVAGFGPVVFCHGTPRDDDEVVLVDTRMARWAEVFADLPDEVRTVVCGHTHMPFVRLVDRRLVVNPGSIGMPYGRVGGAWALMRDGQVALRHTAVDVDAVVAEIVRLSTYPERAAWADEYVRSRNGDAEAIAAFGPRDGR from the coding sequence ATGGTCACGTCCGTCGCGGTGCTCTCCGACGTCCACGGTGTCCTCCCCGTGCTCGACGCAGTGCTGGCCGAGCCCGAGGTGGCGACGGCGGACCGGATCGTCGTCACGGGAGACCACGCGGCAGGACCGATGCCGGTCGACGTCCTCGACCGGCTCACGTCGCTCGGTGAGCGCTGCATCCTCGTACGAGGCAACGCCGATCGCGAGCTGGTGGAGGTCGCACGCGGCGGCACCTCGTCGCACCCCGAGTCGCAGTGGGCAGGTCGTCAGCTGCGCCCGGACCAGGTGGAGCTGCTGGACGCGATGCCGCACCCCGTCACGCTCGACGTCGCGGGATTCGGCCCCGTCGTCTTCTGCCACGGGACGCCGCGCGACGACGACGAGGTGGTGCTCGTCGACACGCGGATGGCGCGCTGGGCGGAGGTCTTCGCCGACCTTCCCGACGAGGTACGCACAGTCGTGTGCGGGCACACCCACATGCCCTTCGTCCGGCTCGTGGACCGGCGCCTCGTCGTCAACCCGGGAAGCATCGGCATGCCGTACGGGCGCGTCGGCGGCGCATGGGCGCTGATGCGTGACGGGCAGGTCGCCCTGCGTCACACCGCCGTTGATGTCGACGCGGTGGTTGCGGAGATCGTGCGGCTCTCGACCTACCCGGAGCGGGCCGCGTGGGCCGACGAGTATGTCCGCTCGCGCAACGGCGATGCCGAGGCGATCGCCGCCTTCGGCCCGCGCGACGGTCGCTGA
- a CDS encoding HNH endonuclease signature motif containing protein, producing MFESDAVQALSEAVDALCVQPLALADGTQTRALLRALQAGIDRLEGLKAAALDQLDETGGGAEEGASSALGWARRELRMGDAEIKRRRTAGRSMRLIPELGEAVRGGEVRLDHAYEFSAGLATLGIEKMREASAQILLPLARVAGAADVRMAIRRIDELARPERLDEAYKRGMERRDLSVTRCGDGFHVAGFFDLVNGAKLATWLGAASAPRGADDVRTPAQRRLDAFGELIDATLAHGMPSDRGVRPQLHLMADATWLAGQGGEPPRLVGFGSIGPQLFAQLACGADVTPILVDGVTGGPTPQADVLNVGRTQRLATTRQRTAVIARQEGICAAPGCRHRIAEIHHATWWSRGGRTDLDELVGLCGRCHHAVHSGRLHVEPDGRRGFVFRRGAGAAGRAIEDHDRVQHTRISAYLHPFEHPLARTAPLTRQDGTRRRHLLDPRT from the coding sequence GTGTTCGAGTCCGATGCAGTGCAGGCGCTCAGCGAGGCGGTCGACGCGTTGTGCGTGCAGCCGTTGGCACTGGCCGACGGCACGCAGACCCGCGCGCTGCTGCGGGCGTTGCAGGCGGGCATCGACCGGCTGGAGGGGCTGAAGGCCGCCGCGTTGGACCAGCTGGACGAGACCGGTGGAGGTGCTGAGGAGGGGGCCTCGTCGGCGTTGGGGTGGGCGCGGCGCGAGCTGCGGATGGGTGATGCGGAGATCAAGCGGCGGCGCACGGCGGGTCGTTCGATGCGGCTGATCCCCGAGCTTGGCGAGGCTGTGCGCGGGGGCGAGGTGCGTCTGGACCACGCGTACGAGTTCTCCGCGGGCCTCGCCACTCTCGGTATCGAGAAGATGCGTGAGGCGAGTGCGCAGATCCTCCTGCCGCTGGCGCGGGTTGCGGGTGCCGCGGACGTGCGCATGGCGATCCGGCGGATCGACGAGCTGGCCCGTCCCGAGCGGTTGGACGAGGCCTACAAGCGCGGCATGGAGCGGCGCGACCTGTCGGTGACGCGCTGCGGCGACGGGTTCCACGTGGCGGGGTTCTTCGACCTGGTCAACGGCGCCAAGCTCGCGACGTGGCTGGGTGCCGCGTCGGCGCCGCGGGGCGCCGACGACGTGCGTACTCCGGCGCAGCGACGCCTCGACGCGTTCGGTGAGCTGATCGACGCGACGTTGGCGCACGGGATGCCGTCGGACCGCGGTGTGCGCCCGCAGCTGCACCTGATGGCTGATGCGACGTGGCTTGCCGGGCAGGGTGGGGAGCCGCCACGGTTGGTCGGGTTCGGGTCGATCGGGCCTCAGCTGTTCGCGCAGCTGGCCTGTGGCGCCGACGTGACCCCGATCCTGGTCGACGGAGTGACGGGCGGGCCGACGCCTCAGGCTGACGTCCTCAACGTCGGGCGCACCCAGCGGTTGGCGACGACCCGGCAGCGCACCGCGGTGATCGCCCGTCAGGAGGGGATCTGCGCGGCGCCGGGGTGTCGGCACCGGATCGCTGAGATCCACCACGCCACGTGGTGGTCACGCGGCGGCCGTACTGATCTGGACGAGCTCGTCGGGTTGTGCGGACGTTGCCACCACGCGGTCCACTCCGGCAGGTTGCACGTCGAGCCCGACGGGCGGCGCGGGTTCGTGTTCCGTCGCGGCGCCGGCGCGGCCGGGCGGGCGATCGAGGACCACGACCGGGTCCAGCACACCCGCATCAGCGCCTACCTGCACCCGTTCGAGCACCCGCTGGCGCGCACGGCACCGCTGACACGACAAGACGGCACGCGCCGTCGCCACCTCCTCGACCCTCGGACGTGA
- a CDS encoding TetR/AcrR family transcriptional regulator: MVSNPGRRTALLDAGIEVIARLGARGLTFRAVDEEAGVPTGTTSNYFANRDALLRDLSDYVFVRLAPDPEEAAARLAEPPSRELEVVLMQDIVERARADRAGYLAMFELRLEAARRPELQEAFTARYRANLDEITAAHVEGGFPGGATTALLLYLAMSGLLLEHLTLPGVIGVDDTALQALVRDLVLTVVPE; the protein is encoded by the coding sequence ATGGTCAGCAACCCCGGACGCCGTACGGCCCTGCTCGACGCCGGCATCGAGGTGATCGCCCGCCTCGGCGCCCGCGGCCTCACCTTCCGCGCCGTCGACGAGGAGGCCGGAGTCCCCACGGGGACCACGTCGAACTACTTCGCCAACCGCGACGCGCTGCTGCGCGACCTCAGCGACTACGTGTTCGTCCGGCTCGCGCCCGACCCCGAGGAGGCCGCCGCGCGCCTGGCCGAGCCGCCGTCACGCGAGCTCGAGGTCGTGCTCATGCAGGACATCGTCGAGCGGGCGCGCGCCGACCGCGCGGGCTACCTCGCGATGTTCGAGCTCCGGCTCGAGGCGGCCCGTCGGCCGGAGCTGCAGGAGGCGTTCACCGCGCGCTACCGCGCCAACCTCGACGAGATCACTGCCGCCCACGTCGAGGGAGGCTTCCCTGGAGGCGCGACGACGGCGCTCCTCCTCTACCTCGCGATGAGCGGACTGCTCCTCGAGCACCTGACCTTGCCCGGAGTCATCGGCGTCGACGACACCGCGCTCCAGGCCCTCGTGCGCGATCTCGTCCTCACGGTGGTGCCGGAGTAG
- a CDS encoding sigma-70 family RNA polymerase sigma factor produces MSAAVMITPVAPVATADLERYRSDLLGYCAWRLGSVSDADDAVQETMIRAWRGRRTFQGRASVRSWLYRIATNVCHDSLGSRARLPRPADLGTTEGAAFTIVDVLPAPDPAEVAAEHQAVRDAFTTAVRHLPPRQRAVLVLRDVLRWRAAEVAALLATTVASVNSALQRARRTLREVDVDTPPAPYALLDPRDAVLLEQYVAAFATYDVDTLVDLLRADALTPARR; encoded by the coding sequence GTGAGCGCGGCGGTGATGATCACGCCCGTCGCGCCGGTGGCGACGGCCGACCTGGAGCGCTATCGGTCCGACCTGTTGGGCTACTGCGCGTGGCGGCTCGGATCAGTGTCCGACGCCGACGATGCGGTCCAAGAGACGATGATCCGGGCCTGGCGCGGTCGAAGGACGTTCCAGGGACGTGCGTCGGTGCGGTCGTGGCTCTACCGCATCGCGACGAACGTGTGCCATGACTCCCTGGGGTCCCGTGCGCGCCTCCCGCGACCAGCGGACCTCGGCACGACGGAGGGGGCGGCGTTCACCATCGTCGACGTCCTCCCCGCGCCCGACCCGGCCGAGGTCGCGGCGGAGCACCAGGCCGTACGGGACGCGTTCACCACCGCCGTCCGTCACCTCCCACCGCGCCAGAGGGCGGTGCTCGTGCTTCGCGACGTGCTGCGCTGGCGGGCGGCGGAGGTGGCGGCGCTCCTCGCCACCACGGTCGCGTCGGTCAACAGCGCGTTGCAGCGAGCCCGACGGACACTGCGGGAGGTCGACGTCGACACGCCGCCCGCCCCGTACGCTCTGCTCGATCCAAGGGACGCGGTGCTGCTCGAGCAGTACGTCGCGGCTTTCGCGACGTACGACGTCGACACCCTCGTCGACCTGCTGCGCGCCGACGCGCTCACGCCCGCGCGTAGGTGA
- a CDS encoding dihydrofolate reductase family protein yields MRELTYYIALTLDGFIAGPDDQVDFYPVSEDHTQHMNATYPEVLPTHIRQAIGADDAPNRLFDTVVMGRRTYDPALELGITDPYAHLRTVVFSRTLTESPDPKVEVTAADPVARVRELKAEESPYGIYLAGGGALAGALLDEIDRLVVKKYPVVAGAGISAFTTDFRPTQLALEEVSTFDNGCAVLTYARA; encoded by the coding sequence ATGCGAGAACTGACCTACTACATCGCCCTGACCCTCGACGGATTCATCGCCGGACCCGACGACCAGGTCGACTTCTATCCGGTCTCGGAGGACCACACCCAGCACATGAACGCCACCTATCCCGAGGTGCTCCCCACCCACATCCGCCAGGCCATCGGCGCTGACGACGCGCCGAACCGCCTGTTCGACACGGTCGTCATGGGGCGCCGGACGTACGACCCGGCGCTGGAGCTCGGCATCACCGACCCGTACGCGCACCTTCGTACGGTCGTCTTCAGCCGGACGCTCACCGAGTCGCCGGATCCGAAGGTGGAGGTGACGGCCGCAGACCCCGTGGCGCGCGTGCGCGAGCTCAAGGCGGAGGAGTCGCCGTACGGGATCTATCTGGCCGGTGGCGGCGCGCTCGCGGGCGCGCTGCTGGACGAGATCGACCGGCTGGTCGTGAAGAAGTACCCGGTCGTCGCCGGCGCCGGCATCTCGGCGTTCACGACGGACTTCCGCCCGACGCAGCTCGCGCTCGAGGAGGTGAGCACGTTCGACAACGGCTGCGCCGTCCTCACCTACGCGCGGGCGTGA